A region from the Ammospiza caudacuta isolate bAmmCau1 chromosome 4, bAmmCau1.pri, whole genome shotgun sequence genome encodes:
- the ALPK1 gene encoding alpha-protein kinase 1: MSGQSAVAALLQQCQRALDTELLPRAPGEAEQREYRRCQALLPEELRRLLEEAKEMKWPFVPERWQYKQELGPEDKTNLQDMISARLPDLLAFLKASIVVRDSSTATAVVFLLDRFLYWLDASSRLLRLAKGLHRLHPGAPISPQLLIRQARLAVNAGKLLKAEYILSSLINDNGATGTWRYAEESDRVLVQAVCLQIRGQILQKLGMWYEAAELVWASIVGYFQLPQPDKKGIATSLGIMADIFASMDEQDYARFKTNADIDLSLLQEFNHRLLSAAEACKLAAAYSQYTPLFVLTAVNIRGMCLLSYSHSKDCPPEKREFYLSAAKESFEVGLLTKEEQSAITSRQELHSFIKASFCLATVHRWLHGDSQELHGVTQLCREALGKLHSYSTSFPEEEEKEMLAREIMSLVAAVKRRLRVGGFPNSDTRSYVPDSYKGAVRKPVLQGEASFEKILAKHSQHHLSVCQVFEKTCRIHKTAWGEIQVGACITTLRTETKTMDTLCTAEDTAQQRSGAVKILGSPTAGNSSEGLSGQRNQDIGSGVMKISFEEEMEPLEMKINSEKDVFSRGQDRSQSTTSENSWCKLSKCSYSSSWEELSCNSSRESLRDGQQGEKSSVEEQCCTTEPSGSSQDMPLCSLPPRAWHPAPQEPLRGSGGSPQHSSEGCAPRAGRMVEKELLCREELQEGRHRGRSSSKEKSKGSNNEFPSLSILYSVPTRQEEKSFSCAELSCRTKDSSREGSIGRFEWLHSGEPADSAEGPSFEAQPPQDRSPSAPSTNIRLKSGSDSSVPGWLSTSAMLGNRSLQVPQVDTQAETMDDTEFEIISLGDLVKDYPAALAPKHGATPSVPTALPSLGKIPTTKHFDCATTEEDEEKSQDVLGSRGQSSSSLSSGITSALMATSCPAGSVPRGSGIAFMPGRVKEELLDARFLRDDDYRQLLAGVEHHWLVQRLMPTGIFRSKELRKAYSALLLKYSKKSGLWTGQETAVFIGDYLNVAKEGKQRNAFWIHFLHQEESLGRYVGKEYKEEKGLLHHFSDVERQMTAQYYVTEFNKRLYEQKVPTQIFYIPSAVLLILEDRIIKGCVSVEPYILGEFVKLSNNTKVVKNEYKATEYGLAYGHFCYEFSKGTDVVVDLQGWVTGNGKGLIYLTDPQIHSLNSKDSRSNFGKKGIYYFFNDQHMECNEICSCLSLTRPSVELLA; encoded by the exons gctTTTCTGAAGGCCTCCATCGTGGTCCGGGACAGCAGCACGGCCACGGCCGTGGTGTTCCTGCTGGACCGCTTCCTGTACTGGCTGGACGCCTCCAGCCGGCTGCTGCGGCTGGCCAAGGGGCTGCACCGCCTGCATCCCGGCGCTCCCATCAGCCCGCAGCTGCTCATCCGCCAGGCTCGCCTCGCCGTCAACGCAG GGAAACTTTTAAAAGCTGAATATATCCTGAGCAGCCTGATTAATGACAACGGAGCAACGG GAACGTGGCGATACGCCGAGGAGAGCGATCGGGTTCTTGTTCAGGCAGTCTGCCTGCAAATCAGGGGACAGATCCTGCAAAAGCTTG gGATGTGGTatgaggcagcagagctggtctGGGCTTCCATCGTGGGATATTTCCAACTTCCTCAGCCAGATAAAAAG GGAATTGCCACATCCTTGGGTATTATGGCAGACATCTTTGCTTCCATGGATGAGCAGGATTATGCACGCTTCAAAACCAATGCTGACATTGACCTG agcctcctgcaggagTTCAACCACCGCTTGTTATCGGCGGCCGAGGCCTGCAAGCTGGCAGCTGCCTACAGCCAGTACACCCCCCTGTTTGTCCTCACGGCCGTG AACATCCGTGGGATGTGTCTGCTGTCCTACAGCCACTCCAAGGACTGTCCCCCGGAAAAGAGAGAGTTCTACTTGTCTGCAGCCAAAGAATCCTTCGAGGTGGGGCTGCTCACCAAGGAGGAGCAGAGTGCCATcaccagcaggcaggagctgcacagttTCATCAAAGCCTCCTTCTGCCTGGCCACCGTGCACCGCTGGCTCCACGGGGACAGCCAGGAGCTCCATGGGGTcacccagctgtgcagggaagcCCTGGGCAAGCTGCACTCCTACAGCACCTCCTTcccagaggaggaagagaaggagatgCTTGCCAGAGAGATCATGTCTCTGGTTGCAGCTGTGAAGAGGCGCCTGCGGGTGGGAGGCTTCCCCAATTCCGACACCAGGTCTTACGTCCCAGACAGTTATAAAGGCGCGGTACGAAAACCTGTCCTGCAAGGGGAAGCCAGCTTTGAGAAAATCCTTGCCAAGCATTCCCAGCACCACCTGTCAgtgtgccaagtgtttgaaaaaacTTGCAGGATTCATAAAACCGCATGGGGAGAGATCCAGGTGGGAGCTTGTATCACAACCCTGAGAACAGAGACCAAAACCATGGACACCCTGTGTACTGCTGAagacacagctcagcagaggAGTGGTGCTGTGAAAATTCTGGGCTCACCAACAGCAGGAAACAGCTCAGAGGGACTCAGTGGCCAAAGAAATCAAGACATTGGCTCTGGTGTGATGAAAATTTCCTTTGAAGAAGAGATGGAGCcattagaaatgaaaataaacagtgaAAAAGATGTTTTCAGCAGAGGGCAAGACAGGAGCCAAAGCACTACTTCTGAGAACTCTTGGTGCAAGCTGTCCAAATGCAGTTACTCTTCCAGCTGGGAGGAGCTGAGTTGTAATAGCAGCAGAGAGTCTCTCAGGGACGGGCAGCAAGGGGAGAAGAGCTCAGTGGAGGAGCAGTGCTGCACCACAGAGCCCAGTGGAAGCAGCCAGGACATGCCCCTGTGCTCCTTACCTCCCAGAGCCTGGCATCCTGCTCCTCAGGAGCCCCTCCGTGGCTCTGGGGGGTCTCCTCAGCATTCCTCAGAGGGGTGTGCCCCTCGAGCAGGGAGGATGGTGGAGAAGGAGCTTCTCTGCAgagaagagctgcaggagggaaggcaCCGTGGCAGGAGCTCCTCAAAAGAGAAATCAAAGGGCTCAAACAATGAgtttccttccctctccatccTCTACTCTGTTCCTACAAGGCAGGAGGAGAAGTCCTTTTCCTGTGCcgagctgagctgcaggaccaaggacagcagcagggagggaagcatCGGTCGCTTTGAGTGGCTCCACTCGGGAGAACCTGCAGACAGCGCCGAGGGTCCCTCGTTTGAGGCACAGCccccccaggacaggagccCTTCTGCACCATCAACAAACATCAGGCTGAAATCAGGCAGTGACTCCTCTGTGCCTGGCTGGCTGAGCACATCTGCCATGCTGGGGAACAGATCTCTGCAGGTGCCTCAGGTTGACACCCAGGCAGAAACAATGGATGACACTGAATTCGAGATCATCAGCCTGGGAGACTTGGTAAAGGATTAtcctgcagcactggctccAAAGCATGGAGCAACTCCCAGTGTGCCAACAGCTTTGCCCTCCCTGGGAAAGATACCCACAACCAAGCACTTTGACTGTGCCACTACAGAGGAGGATGAAGAGAAGTCTCAGgatgtgctgggcagcaggggacAGTCCAGTTCCTCTCTGAGTTCAGGGATCACATCAGCACTGATGGCCACGAGCTGCCCTGCAGGTTCAGTCCCAAGGGGCAGTGGCATTGCCTTCATGCCTGGCAGAGTGAAGGAAGAGCTCCTGGATGCTCGCTTTCTGAGGGATGATGATtacaggcagctcctggcaggggtGGAGCATCACTGGCTTGTCCAGAGACTGATGCCTACTGGGATCTTTAGGAGCAAAGAGCTTCGCAAAGCATACT CTGCCCTTCTTCTGAAATACTCCAAGAAATCAGGGCTGTGGACAGGCCAGGAGACAGCTGTGTTCATTGGGGACTACCTGAACGTGGCCAAGGAGGGCAAGCAGAGAAATGCCTTTTGGATACACTTCCTGCACCAAGAAGAAAGCCTGGGAAG GTATGTTGGGAAGGAatacaaagaggaaaaaggacTCCTCCATCATTTCAGTGACGTGGAGCGACAGATGACAGCCCAGTACTACGTGACAGAGTTCAACAAGAGGCTGTATGAGCAGAAGGTCCCTACCCAAATCTTTTACATCCCCTCTGCAGTCCTCCTG ATTCTGGAAGACAGAATTATAAAAGGATGTGTGAGTGTGGAGCCCTACATCCTGGGGGAGTTTGTGAAGCTCTCCAACAACACCAAGGTGGTGAAGAATGAGTACAAGGCCACGGAGTATGGTCTGGCTTACGGCCACTTCTGCTACGAGTTCTCCAAGGGAACTGACGTGGTCGTTGACCTTCAAG GTTGGGTGACAGGTAACGGGAAAGGCCTCATCTACCTCACAGACCCCCAGATTCACTCCCTCAATAGCAAAGACTCACGCTCCAACTTTGGGAAGAAAGGAATTTACTACTTTTTTAATGATCAACACATGGAGTGCAACGAGATCTGTAGCTGCCTATCCTTGACAAGGCCCTCCGTGGAGCTGCTGGCCTAG